The following coding sequences lie in one Cydia strobilella chromosome 20, ilCydStro3.1, whole genome shotgun sequence genomic window:
- the LOC134750574 gene encoding nicotinamide/nicotinic acid mononucleotide adenylyltransferase 1: MSQGKIVLMACGSFSPPTYMHLRMFEIARDYIHTLGLGTVVGGIVSPVHDKYGKKDLVAAHHRISMLKLALRSSSWIKVSEWETQQEGWTRTRVSLRHHQDTINQHLTSNRCDAPSWLPDDMLNVNSLDEPDNLMTKLNGNQDETVTVKLLCGADLLESFATPGLWSDDDLETIVGRHGLVVVSRAGGQPDKFVFDSDMLYKYRRNITLVTNYIANEVSSTVIRRLVRRRESAKYLTHDDVLAYIRHHTLYGATLTEYNLNNLRKSPQDVPMSPDETSFKNILISIRDKPTITDQTITVKRKKSNYLMPTMTDSISPIVDRPRQAYVDKVPVNYVPGKAVKIVSEVSETYSSLDSYLAKDECDYELYRRRVSEGNVDTTLKVEPKKRCTSTIRKLNKPDIKKSKSEVSKLCDKMKSIKMKDKESRNYKTRSCNDIVRLILTKHGIHVISDTEAIV, from the exons ATGTCCCAAGGGAAGATAGTTTTAATGGCTTGTGGGAGCTTCAGTCCCCCAACTTACATGCATTTGCGAATGTTCG AAATCGCCAGAGATTACATTCACACGCTGGGTTTGGGGACGGTGGTCGGCGGGATAGTGTCTCCTGTGCATGATAAATATGGCAAGAAGGACTTGGTGGCCGCACACCATAG GATATCCATGTTAAAGCTGGCACTGCGATCATCTTCGTGGATCAAGGTGTCCGAATGGGAGACGCAGCAGGAGGGCTGGACGCGCACCAGGGTGTCCTTACGACACCACCAG GACACAATCAACCAGCACTTGACCTCAAACCGCTGCGACGCCCCCTCGTGGCTCCCCGACGACATGCTCAACGTCAACAGTCTGGACGAACCCGACAACCTCATGACTAAACTCAACGGCAACCAGGATGAAACCGTCACGGTTAAGTTACTGTGTGGTGCGGACTTGTTAGAGTCCTTCGCTACGCCTGGCTTGTGGTCTGATGATGAT TTGGAGACGATAGTGGGCCGGCACGGGCTGGTGGTGGTGAGCCGGGCCGGCGGACAACCCGACAAGTTCGTGTTCGACTCCGACATGCTGTATAAGTATCGG agaAACATAACCCTCGTAACAAACTATATAGCCAACGAGGTGAGTTCCACCGTGATCCGCCGCCTCGTGCGCCGCCGCGAGAGCGCCAAGTATCTCACGCACGACGACGTGCTCGCCTACATCCGCCATCACACGCTGTACGGCGCGACACTCAC TGAGTATAATCTCAACAATCTCAGAAAATCTCCACAAGACGTCCCGATGTCCCCCGATGAAACCAGCTTCAAAAACATACTCATCTCCATCCGAGACAAACCTACCATCACCGATCAAACTATAACTGTCAAAAGAAAGAAATCCAACTACCTAATGCCGACTATGACAGATTCCATCAGTCCTATAGTTGACAGACCGAGACAGGCTTACGTTGACAAGGTCCCTGTCAACTACGTGCCGGGGAAAGCTGTCAAAATTGTCAGCGAGGTAAGCGAAACTTACAGCTCTCTTGACAGTTATTTAGCCAAAGACGAGTGTGATTATGAACTTTATAGAAGAAGGGTAAGTGAGGGCAATGTGGATACCACGCTTAAAGTGGAACCGAAAAAACGATGCACATCGACGATTCGAAAACTTAATAAGCCTGATATTAAAAAGAGTAAGTCGGAGGTAAGTAAGTTGTGCGATAAAATGAAGAGTATTAAAATGAAAGATAAGGAGAGCAGGAATTATAAGACGCGCAGTTGCAATGATATCGTAAGGCTCATTTTGACGAAGCATGGGATTCATGTTATAAGCGATACTGAAGCTATTGTTTAA
- the LOC134750607 gene encoding beta-1,4-galactosyltransferase 7, which produces MGYRMCGSKCLFMCLGLTCIVGCYLALLPIENEKLLSPKPVQRHISKLSQKERLAVIVPFRDRFEELLEFVPHMHDFLNRQGIPFHIFVIQQKDNNRFNRASLINVGFLHTKKDFDYIAMHDVDLLPMNDDLKYTYPAANPVHISSPQTHPNYHYATFIGGILLIKRDHFELVHGMSNNYWGWGLEDDEFYLRLKEAGLQVERPAGITTGTEDTFKHIHDKTYRRRDHRKCYNQREVTRRRDRDTGLHDVTYRVYSEHTVTVDRLEATVVTVELGCDEKRTPWCQCPSTVVKKPEAKAKS; this is translated from the exons ATGGGTTATCGTATGTGCGGCTCAAAATGTCTCTTTATGTGTTTGGGACTAACTTGTATTGTAGGTTGTTATTTAGCCTTACTTCCTATAGAAAACG AGAAGCTGCTATCACCTAAACCAGTTCAAAGACATATCTCAAAATTGTCTCAAAAGGAGCGATTAGCAGTAATAGTACCATTTAGAGATCGATTTGAAGAGCTTCTAGAGTTCGTCCCGCATATGCACGACTTTTTAAACAGGCAAGGTATTCCGTTCCACATATTTGTGATTCAGCAGAAGGATAATAACCGGTTCAACAGAGCTTCCTTAATTAATGTGGGTTTTTTACATACGAAGAAAGACTTTGACTATATAGCGATGCATGACGTGGATTTATTACCTATGAATGATGATTTAAAGTATACATATCCAGCTGCAAATCCTGTTCACATATCGTCGCCGCAGACGCATCCTAATTATCACTATGCAACATTTATTGGAGGGATCTTGCTGATCAAACGGGATCACTTTGAGCTAGTGCACGGCATGTCCAACAACTACTGGGGCTGGGGGCTGGAGGATGACGAGTTCTACTTGAGACTGAAGGAAGCTGGGCTGCAGGTAGAGAGGCCAGCGGGGATCACCACGGGGACGGAAGACACATTTAA ACATATCCACGACAAGACGTACCGCCGCCGCGACCACCGCAAGTGCTACAACCAGCGGGAAGTGACCCGCCGCCGCGACCGCGACACCGGCCTCCACGACGTCACGTACCGAGTGTACAGCGAACACACCGTGACGGTCGACCGGCTGGAAGCTACGGTCGTGACCGTGGAGCTGGGCTGTGACGAGAAGAGGACGCCGTGGTGCCAGTGTCCTAGTACTGTTGTTAAGAAACCAGAGGCTAAGGCGAAGAGTTAA